A segment of the Vigna radiata var. radiata cultivar VC1973A unplaced genomic scaffold, Vradiata_ver6 scaffold_1407, whole genome shotgun sequence genome:
TATATTTGGTCATTTACAAAAACTTGACATACATTGCCCTCAAAGTTGCTCGATTTTCTAACAAGAAAGAATCATCCATGGTCAAAAACCTACACATTACAAATAAAATGGTAAGGATNTTTAAAGATAAAGGTAGAATACAGGAAAAAACCCCATGAAATNTCTTATCATAGAAAATGACCGAATCAAATTCATTTTGACAGACGACGGATGGAATTTCGCTGATGCTGATCTTGTAAGCCCTGATTCCAGCAAAATTGCACGATCATCTCCCTTNATTACATCCTGACCCAACTCTTCAAGATGAGTATCTGAATGACTGCACtccacaaaaataaattattaagaatCAGAAAAATTCGCANATAAATAACACTACATTTTCCATGAATAAACAACTCTAGAGTAggaagttcagtttttaaagtagcatgataaaataaaagtatNTCTTTGACCAAAAAAAAGTGATATCTCcagttgttaaaataaaaatttagaatagaTGAATGTCAGATGGGAACTTATTACCCTGCACATTAGTTGGAGTATATGTTCAAAACACAACTAATACCAAAATTCTCAATAGCAGTTTTGTTTGAATGACACAAGCACTTGAATCAATGTCCACATGAGACATTAATTCGTGTATGTAGCaacatctatttatttattaaatatataactatgAAGTATCAGTTCACTGATTTTTTGAACAATCTCATATTTACAACAAAGATTCCGTGTAGTTTCTGATCCGCAAGTAAAGAGGGTGTNGTGAATTTGATGATTAATGCTGCTAAATGATTTCTGGACCACTATCGATNCCCAAAACCTTAGATACTACCTACTTCAAAGATTTATGCTTTACCAATGCAGAATACATCACTACATATAAGATCATAGTTATCTTTTAACTTCTTTCATCGTNATCTCCCTCCACAACAACGTCCATCCAGTTGCGGGAAGAAATGGTCAAGTAGAAGAGGGAAAGTTGTAAATGAATATATTCCACCNATGAANTTTAACACCCTAAACTAGTAAAGTCCATATAANTTGCTTTATTGTGACAGCAAAGAAACTTACACTTTGGGAGGAGATGAGGTCTTCCTGTAGTCCAAGTACTCTGAATACATCCATGAAACAAAGACTGGAATAATCCCCAGCAAGAAAGACACCTGAGTACATAAAGCCAAACTCCATCAGAAAAGTTGCATCCCAAAAATTCGCATAAACATTTTAACTATCCACAATGATCAGAAGCTGGAAAAGAGGTCCGTCCCAGTACAAGTCACTAATCACAAACAANNAGAAACCAtatttacattttcttaaaCTCCACGTCAACATTCTCAAACNTTAGAGAGCAGGNTGACAGTTGGCTTGGACAGAACAtactcaaacaaaaacaaactgtCATTCAAGTTAATTCCATTAAAGGTTTTCCAAAACANGTTGAGCCTTATCTTATCACACACTGCTTCAGATCACAAAAACAACGGAATCAGCATATAAACTTTCCACTCATTCGAACTTAAAAACGAATTCCCTCAAGTTATGACTCCATCAAATTGAACAACCGGCATACTTGTTAACGATCAGATGCAAATTGCAA
Coding sequences within it:
- the LOC106779999 gene encoding protein REDUCED WALL ACETYLATION 1-like, which codes for MVVSGPITPGQVSFLLGIIPVFVSWMYSEYLDYRKTSSPPKVHSDTHLEELGQDVXKGDDRAILLESGLTRSASAKFHPSSVKMNLIRFLTMDDSFLLENRATLRAMYVKFL